Proteins co-encoded in one Stenotrophomonas maltophilia genomic window:
- a CDS encoding Na+/H+ antiporter, producing the protein MHTIEVVLAMLVAVVASGYLVRVLPFSLPLPLVQIGLGAVIAGVFNRGHALEPEVFFLLFLPPLLFLDGWRIPKQGLFRDKGAILELAFGLVVFTVIGAGFLIHWLIPVMPLAVCFALAAIVSPTDPVAVGAIASKAPIPKRLMHILEGESLLNDASGLVCFRFAVAAVMTGTFSLATASLTFVWVAVAGLAVGVAVTLGVSTFQRWLWRRFGEEPGAAMLVNLLIPFAAYLLAEEIHASGILAAVAAGIAMSYVELTGRVSGSMRVQRAGVWNMLQFSFNGIMFVLLGEQLPGIVERATTTMNESGHQSAWWLLVYVVVINLALITLRLLWVWLSLRWNLLRARRRGLERGEAPNWRIVVATSVAGVRGAITLAGVLTLPLFLPDGSAFPARDLVIFLAASVILFSLLGASIALPQLLKGLQLPADSGERKEEDLARRLSSKAALAGVERMRQQLVMNQNTENVQLYNDAASRVSLLYQRHLERDSEGPDVDPEKVRRMEMGYRQLRSAGLNAEREELFRLTRRGVISDEISRRLIRNLDLLESRKRE; encoded by the coding sequence ATGCATACCATCGAAGTCGTCCTGGCGATGCTGGTGGCCGTTGTTGCCAGCGGCTACCTGGTTCGCGTCCTGCCGTTCTCGTTGCCGCTGCCACTGGTGCAGATCGGTCTGGGCGCGGTGATTGCCGGGGTATTCAACCGTGGCCACGCGCTGGAGCCGGAGGTGTTCTTCCTGCTGTTCCTGCCGCCGCTGTTGTTCCTCGATGGCTGGCGCATTCCCAAACAGGGCCTGTTCCGCGACAAGGGCGCGATCCTCGAGCTGGCGTTTGGCCTGGTGGTGTTCACCGTGATCGGTGCGGGCTTCCTGATCCACTGGCTGATTCCGGTGATGCCGCTGGCGGTGTGCTTCGCGCTGGCGGCGATCGTCTCGCCCACCGACCCGGTGGCGGTCGGTGCGATCGCGTCCAAGGCACCGATCCCCAAGCGCCTGATGCACATCCTGGAAGGCGAATCGCTGCTCAACGATGCATCCGGCCTGGTCTGCTTCCGCTTCGCGGTGGCCGCGGTGATGACCGGCACCTTCTCGCTGGCCACCGCCTCGCTGACCTTCGTGTGGGTGGCAGTGGCCGGCCTGGCGGTGGGCGTGGCGGTCACCCTCGGCGTGTCCACCTTCCAGCGCTGGCTGTGGCGCCGCTTCGGCGAGGAGCCGGGCGCGGCGATGCTGGTCAACCTGCTCATTCCGTTCGCGGCCTATCTGCTGGCCGAAGAAATCCATGCCTCGGGCATCCTCGCCGCCGTCGCCGCCGGCATCGCGATGAGCTACGTGGAGCTGACCGGCCGCGTCTCCGGCAGCATGCGCGTGCAGCGTGCCGGGGTCTGGAACATGCTGCAGTTCAGCTTCAACGGCATCATGTTCGTGCTGCTGGGCGAGCAGCTGCCGGGCATCGTCGAACGCGCCACCACCACCATGAACGAGAGCGGCCACCAGAGCGCGTGGTGGCTGCTGGTGTACGTGGTAGTGATCAACCTGGCGCTGATCACCCTGCGCCTGCTGTGGGTGTGGCTGTCGCTGCGCTGGAACCTGCTGCGTGCACGGCGGCGTGGCCTGGAGCGCGGCGAAGCGCCGAACTGGCGCATCGTGGTGGCGACCTCGGTGGCCGGCGTGCGTGGTGCGATCACTCTGGCCGGTGTGTTGACCCTGCCGCTGTTCCTGCCCGACGGCAGTGCCTTCCCGGCGCGCGACCTGGTGATCTTCCTGGCGGCCTCGGTGATCCTGTTCTCGCTGCTGGGCGCCAGCATCGCGCTGCCGCAGCTGCTGAAGGGCCTGCAGCTGCCGGCCGATTCGGGCGAACGCAAGGAAGAGGACCTGGCGCGCCGGCTGTCGTCGAAGGCCGCGCTGGCCGGGGTCGAGCGCATGCGCCAGCAGCTGGTGATGAACCAGAACACCGAGAACGTGCAGCTGTACAACGACGCCGCCTCGCGGGTGAGCCTGCTCTACCAGCGCCACCTGGAGCGCGACAGCGAGGGGCCCGACGTGGACCCGGAGAAGGTGCGGCGGATGGAAATGGGTTACCGCCAGCTGCGCAGCGCCGGCCTCAATGCCGAGCGCGAGGAACTGTTCCGGCTGACCCGGCGCGGGGTGATCTCCGATGAGATCTCGCGGCGCCTGATCCGCAACCTGGACCTGCTGGAGTCGCGCAAGCGCGAATGA
- a CDS encoding DoxX family protein, translating to MHTTTAPVSSLAPYGATLLRLALGVLFLVHALTKLLVFTPAGTAAFFESIGLPGVLGYLTIGVELAITAALLLGIYARWFGLAGVPLLLGTIVTVHGANGFSFANAGGGWEYPAFWALALVVLFLVGDGKWTLRSR from the coding sequence ATGCACACCACGACTGCTCCTGTTTCTTCGCTGGCCCCGTATGGCGCCACCCTGCTGCGCCTGGCCCTGGGCGTGCTGTTCCTGGTGCACGCGCTGACCAAGCTGCTGGTCTTCACCCCGGCCGGAACCGCCGCGTTCTTCGAGTCGATCGGCCTGCCCGGCGTACTCGGCTACCTCACCATCGGCGTGGAGCTGGCCATCACCGCTGCGCTGCTGCTGGGCATCTATGCGCGCTGGTTCGGCCTGGCCGGCGTGCCGCTGCTGCTGGGCACCATCGTTACCGTGCACGGCGCCAATGGCTTCAGCTTCGCCAACGCCGGCGGTGGCTGGGAATATCCGGCCTTCTGGGCACTGGCGCTGGTGGTGCTGTTCCTGGTCGGTGATGGCAAGTGGACCCTGCGTTCGCGCTGA
- a CDS encoding DUF4031 domain-containing protein, with protein MTVYVDDAVHAWRGQRWAHLMADTLAELHAMAAQLGIPPRAFQNKASGAHYDVTAELRAQAIALGARAISRHTDRELVKAVIANARAQYRP; from the coding sequence GTGACGGTCTACGTCGATGACGCGGTGCATGCCTGGCGCGGACAGCGCTGGGCGCACCTGATGGCCGACACCCTGGCCGAGCTGCACGCGATGGCGGCGCAGCTCGGCATCCCACCGCGGGCCTTCCAGAACAAGGCCAGCGGTGCCCACTACGATGTCACCGCCGAGCTGCGCGCGCAGGCCATTGCGCTCGGTGCACGGGCGATTTCCCGGCACACCGACCGCGAGCTGGTCAAAGCGGTGATCGCCAACGCCAGGGCACAGTACCGGCCGTAG
- a CDS encoding DUF6630 family protein produces MPDNSDYFDFEEDAHDFDEDDFEARVWNLLVLINPGDEELALQQFNRWREHLAEDGQPLEADSDWLPALFTAIAWQSGFEVERDDLESLQSAVNELSARFNLQLDWGGDLDDEDFAADLDGVQLMSTAFDRLREHNYTLWSVDAGNGGFSGVMALTRDDDAMLALCSLLNVEIRLGSDPF; encoded by the coding sequence ATGCCCGACAACAGCGACTATTTCGACTTCGAGGAAGACGCCCACGATTTCGACGAGGACGATTTCGAGGCGCGGGTCTGGAACCTGCTGGTGCTGATCAACCCGGGCGACGAGGAACTGGCCCTGCAGCAGTTCAACCGCTGGCGCGAGCACCTGGCCGAGGACGGGCAGCCGCTGGAAGCGGACAGCGACTGGCTGCCGGCGCTGTTCACGGCCATCGCCTGGCAGTCCGGTTTCGAGGTGGAGCGCGATGACCTGGAGTCGCTGCAGTCGGCGGTGAACGAGCTGTCGGCGCGCTTCAACCTGCAGCTGGACTGGGGCGGCGACCTGGACGATGAGGATTTCGCCGCCGATCTGGACGGGGTGCAGCTGATGTCCACCGCCTTTGATCGCCTGCGCGAGCACAACTACACGCTGTGGAGCGTGGATGCCGGCAACGGCGGCTTCAGCGGCGTGATGGCGCTGACCCGTGACGACGACGCGATGCTGGCGCTGTGTTCGCTGCTGAACGTGGAAATCCGGCTGGGCAGCGACCCGTTCTGA
- a CDS encoding DUF3297 family protein — protein sequence MSDTPPDHLAINPASPFHDAQALERGVGVRFNDVERDNVEEYSVSEGWIRVQAGKARDRRGNPMTIKVKGKVEAYFLETKPE from the coding sequence ATGAGCGATACTCCTCCCGACCACCTGGCGATCAACCCGGCCAGCCCCTTCCATGATGCGCAGGCGCTGGAGCGCGGCGTCGGCGTGCGGTTCAACGACGTCGAGCGCGACAATGTCGAGGAATACTCGGTCAGCGAAGGCTGGATCCGCGTGCAGGCGGGCAAGGCCCGCGACCGCCGCGGCAACCCGATGACCATCAAGGTCAAGGGCAAGGTCGAGGCGTATTTCCTGGAAACGAAGCCGGAATAA
- a CDS encoding dioxygenase family protein, giving the protein MSRLPSLYISHGSPMTALHPGQVGVRLAELARDLPTPRAIVMASAHWLGRQPLVGAHSQPPTIHDFGGFPRALFELQYPAPGDPALAEEVAGRIASAGLPVALDPQRGLDHGAWVPLRLLRPQADIPVVPVSIQPLLGPEHQFALGRALAPLREQGVLLVGSGSITHNLHDWGDYQDGKEAPYVRPFIEWVEQRLAADDRQALFDYRRQAPFAERAHPTDEHLLPLFFAMGAAGEGGFGARRIDAGIDAGFLAMDLYRFDGA; this is encoded by the coding sequence ATGTCCCGTCTGCCTTCGCTGTACATCTCGCATGGTTCGCCGATGACCGCCCTGCATCCAGGCCAGGTCGGCGTGCGCCTGGCCGAGCTCGCGCGCGACCTGCCGACCCCGCGTGCCATCGTGATGGCCTCAGCGCACTGGCTGGGCCGGCAGCCGCTGGTCGGCGCGCATTCGCAGCCGCCCACCATCCACGACTTCGGCGGCTTCCCGCGCGCGCTGTTTGAACTGCAGTACCCGGCGCCGGGTGATCCGGCGCTGGCCGAAGAGGTGGCCGGCCGCATCGCTTCCGCCGGCCTGCCGGTGGCGCTCGACCCGCAGCGCGGCCTCGACCACGGCGCGTGGGTGCCGCTGCGCCTGCTGCGCCCGCAGGCCGATATCCCGGTGGTGCCGGTGTCGATCCAGCCACTGCTCGGCCCCGAGCACCAGTTCGCGCTGGGCCGGGCACTGGCGCCGCTGCGCGAGCAGGGCGTGCTGCTGGTCGGTTCGGGCAGCATCACCCACAACCTGCACGACTGGGGCGACTACCAGGACGGCAAGGAAGCACCGTACGTGCGGCCCTTCATCGAGTGGGTGGAACAGCGCCTGGCCGCCGATGACCGCCAGGCCCTGTTCGACTATCGCCGGCAGGCGCCGTTCGCCGAGCGCGCGCATCCAACCGACGAGCACCTGCTGCCGCTGTTCTTCGCGATGGGCGCGGCGGGCGAGGGCGGCTTCGGTGCACGTCGCATCGATGCCGGCATCGATGCCGGCTTCCTGGCCATGGATCTGTACCGCTTCGACGGGGCATGA